Below is a window of Arabidopsis thaliana chromosome 2, partial sequence DNA.
TGGGGAAAACGAAGTCTCTCGCACAACTGCCGTCAAGAAAATCTGGGAATATATCAAGCTTAACAATCTTCAGGTTAGGGTTTGCTTTATCTTCTCGAACATTTCTGGGTCTTCTCTCTGCGAGTTCTACtggattttgtcttttaattaaGCTCTCGTTACTTAAATTAATAACCTGTTTATGCCACGTGGGTGATTGATTGATCTAATAGAGCTTGTTTGACTGTATCTGCTTAAGCATTTTTCTGGGTGTAGGAAGATTCGTAGAAATTTTGAGGCTTTGTGTTGTCCTGAAGTAActtgatttcttcaaaatgGTAGAACAAGGTGTTGTGATTAGCCTTTAATTCGGTGATTAAGTTTATCTTTGTGACTGCAGCTTATGATCTTGATGTTTTGGATATCTGATTTGTTCAGGAGTCAACATTTCAAAGCCTAACTTTTGTAGCTATATGTTCTTGCTTATGTTGAGTGAAGAAATCACTGCTTTTAGGGAAATTTACGAGCTAATGGAAGTTACTTTGATCGTGTTGTTAGCCTTAGCTGGTCTTACATTTCTATGTTTTAGAGATTCTTGTTTTCCAACACATACTATTGGTTTTTGATGTAGAATCCGGTGAACAAAAGGGAGATACTATGCGATGAGCAACTCAAGACGATCTTCAGTGGGAAAGACACTGTCGGGTTCCTCGAGATTTCAAAACTTCTGTCTCAACATTTTCCTAAGTCTGCTTGATTCCCACATTGCATTTTCCTTAGCTTCTATTACTATATCATCCAAGAAAcggttcttctttttttgtatctttttatGGGTGATCTTTATTGGTTATATATAGACTACCAGCCAGTTCCCATCTGTCTTAGACGGTTTATGTATGGATGATGGTTCAAAGTCAATTTAGCTAATGGTGGTTTGTGTCTTGGAACTTTTTTATCTCTACTATAATCTTCTTCCATCTCAATATGGCATGGACTCCTTCACATCTCATTATCTCTCAGCAGGATAATTCTTATTTCCAAATATACCAATTCAACAGAACACGACTGCGTGGTTTTTGAAGTATGAAAGTGAAACAACTAAATAAGccatttattaatataaaaatctaCAGAGaaattatatgaaaagaagaaacaagtttCTGTGTCCAAACCTATGGTTATAACATGATACATTGAGTGAgacagagaaaagaaagatacaGTTCCACAGTAGTATAAAAAGGCCgtatagaaggaaaaaaaaaactccctAAGTCTGTCTCCTTGTGACCCAAGAAATCGAGTGTAAGCTTCTTGGAGTCTTCTTGCCAGTAATGTTATCAGAGAGGAGgatgatcttcttctggtGTCTGTGGTGGAACCGGTTTCCAACCAGGTTTCTCGTCCCAATACATATCGTAGTAAATGTGTCCTGGAGTCTTGTTCTCCTCACAACACCATATTCCCACATATCTCTTTACCCGTCTTCTAAATCTTTCTTCTCGCTCCTGCTTGCAAACCCGATTCGGTCAGGTCAGATTTACATGGTGTATCAACATGTCTAAATGTTTTCACGGTTTAAATATCTACTTGCCTTGTCAGAGAATCCGATGAAAGCATCTTCAATTGA
It encodes the following:
- a CDS encoding SWIB/MDM2 domain superfamily protein (SWIB/MDM2 domain superfamily protein; CONTAINS InterPro DOMAIN/s: SWIB/MDM2 domain (InterPro:IPR003121), SWIB domain (InterPro:IPR019835); BEST Arabidopsis thaliana protein match is: SWIB/MDM2 domain superfamily protein (TAIR:AT1G31760.1); Has 1125 Blast hits to 1022 proteins in 233 species: Archae - 0; Bacteria - 211; Metazoa - 71; Fungi - 192; Plants - 413; Viruses - 10; Other Eukaryotes - 228 (source: NCBI BLink).), which translates into the protein MSRVFGACRVLMAKAASSTGAKTGRQGTGILKVVPVSKPLANFIGENEVSRTTAVKKIWEYIKLNNLQNPVNKREILCDEQLKTIFSGKDTVGFLEISKLLSQHFPKSA